A window of Primulina tabacum isolate GXHZ01 chromosome 4, ASM2559414v2, whole genome shotgun sequence contains these coding sequences:
- the LOC142542572 gene encoding serine/threonine-protein kinase 12-like isoform X1 has translation MESDMPVRFTLLKQSSLAPERGSESLDDMDDERDFGDVSDIDPGLRLMFLANEGELEGIKELLDSGADVNFKDIDYRTALHVAACQGNHDVAKLLIESGAELDLKDRWGSTPLADATHYKSYDVIKLLEKYGAKCLMSPAPMHVQNALDVPEYEINPRELDFSNSVKITKGTFRIATWGGTQVAVKPFWEGIADEDKVRAFRDELALLQKIRHPNVVQFLGAVTQSSPMMIVTEYLPKGDLHEYLKRKGALKPVTALRFAMDIARGMNYLHEHKPEAIIHRDLEPSNILRDDSGHLKVADFGVSKLLEVANRVKEDRPLSCQDSSCRYVAPEVFRNEEYDTKVDVFSFALILQEMIEGHRPLYGKKDYEVPVCYAAKERPPFRASAKLYAHGLKELIELCWSENPAKRPTFKQIIPRLESIYNRFGHRRRWKVRPLRCFQNPDWKKDPSSLSSRTSSSRSTWSN, from the exons ATGGAATCCGATATGCCTGTGAGATTTACACTGTTGAAGCAGTCGTCCTTGGCTCCAGAGCGGGGCTCTGAGAGCCTGGACGATATGGATGATGAGCGTGATTTCGGAGATGTGAGTGACATTGATCCTGGGTTGAGGCTGATGTTCTTGGCAAACGAGGGCGAATTAGAAGGAATCAAAGAGCTTTTAGATTCCGGAGCAGATGTTAATTTCAAAGATATCGATTATCGTACTGCTCTTCATGTTGCTGCTTGCCAGGGAAACCATGATGTTGCCAAGTTGTTGATTGAAAGCGGGGCGGAGTTAGACCTTAAAGATCGATGGGGAAGTACG CCTCTTGCAGATGCAACGCATTATAAGAGTTATGATGTGATCAAACTGTTGGAGAAATATGGTGCTAAGTGTTTG ATGTCTCCTGCTCCTATGCATGTTCAAAATGCTCTTGATGTACCAGAATATGAGATTAATCCAAGAGAACTCGATTTCTCGAACAGCGTTAAAATAACCAAG GGAACCTTCAGAATAGCTACATGGGGTGGAACACAAGTTGCTGTTAAACCATTTTGGGAGGGTATTGCTGATGAAGATAAAGT GCGGGCATTTAGAGACGAGCTTGCATTGCTTCAGAAAATAAGACATCCAAATGTTGTTCAATTTCTTGGTGCCGTGACACAAAGTAGTCCTATGATGATTGTTACTGAATACTTACCAAAG GGTGACCTTCATgagtatttgaaaagaaaaggagCTCTTAAACCCGTAACTGCTCTCAGATTTGCTATGGACATTGCAAG GGGAATGAACTATCTACATGAACATAAACCTGAAGCAATTATTCACCGTGATCTTGAGCCTTC AAATATCTTGAGGGATGATTCTGGACATCTGAAAGTTGCGGACTTTGGCGTTAGCAAGCTTCTAGAAGTTGCCAACAGAGTTAAAGAAGATAGGCCTCTTAGTTGTCAGGATTCTTCTT GTCGATACGTGGCTCCTGAAGTTTTCAGAAATGAGGAGTATGATACCAAAGTGGATGTTTTCTCATTCGCTTTGATTCTACAAGAG ATGATTGAAGGACACCGACCGTTATACGGAAAGAAAGACTATGAAGTTCCCGTATGTTATGCTGCAAAAGAACGGCCACCTTTTAGAGCCTCAGCAAAATTATATGCCCATGGATTGAAGGA GTTGATTGAACTGTGTTGGAGTGAAAATCCAGCTAAGAGGCCGACATTCAAGCAAATAATCCCAAGGCTCGAGTCCATCTACAATAGATTTGGCCACAGAAGGCGTTGGAAG GTTAGACCATTGAGATGCTTTCAGAATCCTGATTGGAAGAAGGACCCTTCAAGTTTAAGCAGCCGAACTAGTTCATCCCGGTCCACATGGAGCAACTAG
- the LOC142542572 gene encoding serine/threonine-protein kinase 12-like isoform X2 — protein MESDMPVRFTLLKQSSLAPERGSESLDDMDDERDFGDVSDIDPGLRLMFLANEGELEGIKELLDSGADVNFKDIDYRTALHVAACQGNHDVAKLLIESGAELDLKDRWGSTPLADATHYKSYDVIKLLEKYGAKCLMSPAPMHVQNALDVPEYEINPRELDFSNSVKITKGTFRIATWGGTQVAVKPFWEGIADEDKVRAFRDELALLQKIRHPNVVQFLGAVTQSSPMMIVTEYLPKGDLHEYLKRKGALKPVTALRFAMDIARGMNYLHEHKPEAIIHRDLEPSNILRDDSGHLKVADFGVSKLLEVANRVKEDRPLSCQDSSCRYVAPEVFRNEEYDTKVDVFSFALILQEVSL, from the exons ATGGAATCCGATATGCCTGTGAGATTTACACTGTTGAAGCAGTCGTCCTTGGCTCCAGAGCGGGGCTCTGAGAGCCTGGACGATATGGATGATGAGCGTGATTTCGGAGATGTGAGTGACATTGATCCTGGGTTGAGGCTGATGTTCTTGGCAAACGAGGGCGAATTAGAAGGAATCAAAGAGCTTTTAGATTCCGGAGCAGATGTTAATTTCAAAGATATCGATTATCGTACTGCTCTTCATGTTGCTGCTTGCCAGGGAAACCATGATGTTGCCAAGTTGTTGATTGAAAGCGGGGCGGAGTTAGACCTTAAAGATCGATGGGGAAGTACG CCTCTTGCAGATGCAACGCATTATAAGAGTTATGATGTGATCAAACTGTTGGAGAAATATGGTGCTAAGTGTTTG ATGTCTCCTGCTCCTATGCATGTTCAAAATGCTCTTGATGTACCAGAATATGAGATTAATCCAAGAGAACTCGATTTCTCGAACAGCGTTAAAATAACCAAG GGAACCTTCAGAATAGCTACATGGGGTGGAACACAAGTTGCTGTTAAACCATTTTGGGAGGGTATTGCTGATGAAGATAAAGT GCGGGCATTTAGAGACGAGCTTGCATTGCTTCAGAAAATAAGACATCCAAATGTTGTTCAATTTCTTGGTGCCGTGACACAAAGTAGTCCTATGATGATTGTTACTGAATACTTACCAAAG GGTGACCTTCATgagtatttgaaaagaaaaggagCTCTTAAACCCGTAACTGCTCTCAGATTTGCTATGGACATTGCAAG GGGAATGAACTATCTACATGAACATAAACCTGAAGCAATTATTCACCGTGATCTTGAGCCTTC AAATATCTTGAGGGATGATTCTGGACATCTGAAAGTTGCGGACTTTGGCGTTAGCAAGCTTCTAGAAGTTGCCAACAGAGTTAAAGAAGATAGGCCTCTTAGTTGTCAGGATTCTTCTT GTCGATACGTGGCTCCTGAAGTTTTCAGAAATGAGGAGTATGATACCAAAGTGGATGTTTTCTCATTCGCTTTGATTCTACAAGAG GTGTCACTTTGA
- the LOC142542574 gene encoding U-box domain-containing protein 17-like — MSSAAMFPSFWRRSMSLVVFPLPGGLSNASLLETLGAFSSELVLAFSDGIDAAPFFQRGNFRSLIRKIQVISVMVDALREVAFLQVNATIFLCLKELYLFLYRAKILLHYIKCSSKLWLLLQNHSISGHFHDLNQEISILLDVLPVRECNLPVDVKEQVELLRKQSKKSILMIDNHGELLRSKFYYFLSEFEEGRIPHINDLYSFFVEKLMISNVRSCRVEIEFLEEQIVNHNGDIEPTKSILNGFVALIQYSRFLLFRFEDEEGELGRWNKKTEKCLISKDVSETFTTIPKDFCCPISLEMMKDPVVVSTGQTYDRESISRWMEGHCTCPKTGQKLVHNQLVPNKPLRNLILRWCMANGISYDPLENAYSSESAVAASWSKAVAEATKATVGLLIDQLANGTPRAKTVAALEIRLMAKTGKESRACIGEAGVIPLLKMLLSSLDAVAQENSITAMLNLSIYDKNKSRIMDVEGCLGAIAEVLRFGHTTEARENAAATFFSLSAVHEFKKEIAEKQGAIEALAGLVRNGTPRGKKDAVTALYNLSTHTENCARMIDSGAVCVLVEALGNEGVSEEAAGALALIVRQPTGAEAVGNEERAVSGLTEMMRCGTPRGKENAVTALLELCRGGGAATTEKVVNAPSLASLLHCLLFTGTKRARRKAASLARVFRRSENMLGVGYTISGNSTAMPASITVPVL, encoded by the coding sequence ATGTCATCGGCGGCGATGTTTCCGTCGTTTTGGAGGAGATCGATGTCGTTGGTGGTGTTTCCTTTACCCGGGGGTCTGTCGAATGCTTCACTTTTAGAGACCCTGGGGGCCTTTTCTTCAGAGCTGGTGTTAGCATTTTCCGATGGAATTGATGCGGCGCCTTTCTTTCAGCGAGGGAATTTCAGATCTCTGATTCGGAAAATTCAGGTGATTTCTGTTATGGTGGATGCTCTTCGCGAAGTGGCGTTCTTGCAAGTGAATGCcacgatatttttatgcttgaaGGAGTTGTACCTGTTTCTTTACAGGGCGAAAATCTTGCTTCATTATATCAAATGTTCAAGTAAGTTGTGGTTGTTGCTTCAGAACCACTCGATTTCGGGTCATTTTCATGATTTGAATCAGGAAATATCGATCCTTTTGGATGTTTTGCCTGTTAGAGAATGCAACTTGCCTGTGGATGTTAAAGAACAAGTCGAGTTGTTAAGGAAACAATCAAAAAAGTCGATATTGATGATTGATAACCATGGTGAATTGTTAAGGTCGAAGTTTTATTATTTCCTGAGTGAATTTGAAGAGGGGAGGATTCCCCATATCAATGATTTGTACTCCTTTTTCGTAGAAAAATTGATGATTAGCAATGTAAGAAGTTGTAGAGTCGAGATTGAGTTCTTGGAGGAGCAGATTGTTAATCACAACGGGGATATTGAACCCACGAAATCCATTCTTAATGGATTCGTGGCTTTGATACAGTACAGTAGGTTCTTACTATTTAGATTTGAAGATGAGGAGGGTGAACTGGGAAGGTGGAACAAGAAAACGGAGAAATGCTTGATTTCAAAGGATGTTTCTGAAACATTTACAACGATCCCGAAGGATTTTTGTTGCCCGATATCACTCGAAATGATGAAGGATCCGGTGGTAGTATCAACTGGTCAGACGTATGATCGTGAGTCCATTTCGAGATGGATGGAAGGACACTGCACTTGTCCCAAGACTGGACAGAAGCTTGTTCATAATCAGTTGGTGCCGAATAAACCTCTGAGAAATCTGATTCTACGTTGGTGCATGGCTAATGGTATTTCCTATGATCCACTTGAGAATGCATATTCTTCTGAAAGTGCTGTGGCTGCTTCATGGAGCAAAGCTGTTGCTGAAGCTACAAAAGCCACAGTGGGCCTACTCATCGATCAACTAGCTAATGGGACGCCTAGGGCAAAGACGGTGGCTGCCTTGGAGATTAGATTGATGGCGAAAACGGGGAAGGAGAGTAGGGCTTGCATAGGTGAGGCTGGTGTTATTCCTCTTCTGAAAATGCTACTTTCGTCTTTGGATGCTGTTGCACAAGAAAACTCCATAACTGCAATGCTAAACTTGTCTATCTATGACAAGAATAAAAGCAGAATCATGGATGTGGAAGGGTGTTTAGGAGCAATCGCTGAAGTTTTGAGATTCGGGCATACAACTGAGGCCAGGGAGAATGCTGCCGCAACATTCTTCAGCCTCTCTGCTGTTCATGAATTCAAGAAAGAAATAGCCGAAAAACAAGGGGCAATTGAAGCCTTGGCTGGACTGGTGAGAAATGGAACTCCCAGAGGTAAAAAAGACGCGGTTACTGCTTTGTATAACCTATCAACTCACACTGAGAATTGTGCAAGAATGATAGACTCGGGGGCCGTATGCGTGCTAGTTGAAGCACTAGGAAATGAAGGCGTATCTGAAGAAGCAGCGGGTGCATTAGCCCTGATTGTTCGGCAGCCAACAGGGGCTGAAGCTGTCGGAAATGAGGAAAGGGCGGTCAGCGGGTTGACTGAAATGATGCGATGTGGCACTCCGAGGGGTAAAGAAAACGCTGTGACCGCGCTGCTCGAATTATGTAGAGGGGGTGGCGCGGCTACCACAGAGAAGGTTGTGAATGCACCGTCATTGGctagtttattgcattgtttACTATTTACCGGGACGAAACGAGCCAGGAGAAAAGCAGCATCACTGGCTAGGGTGTTCCGAAGGAGCGAGAACATGTTAGGAGTGGGGTATACAATTTCCGGGAACTCGACCGCAATGCCAGCATCCATCACTGTTCCTGTATTATAG